GAGGGACTCCCTAAACCTGAACAAGCTGCTTCTCCAGAAAAAGATACTAAAATTACTGATTCTGAACCTGAACAAGCACAAAAAGCTGTTGCTCAATCTTCTAGAACTACTCAACAACATGTTACCGAAGATGGTGCTACTGCTGCTCAAGAAGCCTTAGCCCCTTCTGGTGGAGGCTCTACTCCTACTAATCCTGGTATAGCTATAGGAGTACCTACTGGCATTATtggtacttctgccttggcttgcTTTGCGGGATTTAAGTTCTATACGAAATATAAgggagacccttgggttagacagatttaggagtctatggattCTCTACTATAAGGCATCACTAACCATAGATTTCAGACAGGAATAACACAGAATGTTAGGTCACAATGACACATTCATACAGAGTACTACCATTCCAAGGACTAAATCTGCATACAAAATACAGACTTACCATTGCATTCACTTAATCTCTCCAACTTTTTTCAACTATTCACTAACACTTTCATTCAGGTTATCTAGGGACAAATGTTACATTCTAAAAAAATGTGCCAGTAAACTAAAGTTTGAAATTGCCGTTGGATTAAACGGAAGGTAGGTTATCTGCAATTTGTACACCTAATTCGTTACAATTTACACAATAAATTTGCAGAGTATGGGTAAAAGGTTCAAACATTCAGGAAACCTTGCTCGTTGCACGATTTATAAAGAGATCATATGGTTGTTCGGTGGCTCAGATTGAAGCACTGTTTACAAAACTGTTTTCTTAATATACCTTGTACAAATAATACAATGTTTAACAATTATAATTCAATGCTTTGCGTAGCTTATTGAAATCATGGTTCCGTTAATTGTCTGACCCTGAAGTGTCTGCATAGCATATCCAGAATTCATGTCATTGTCAAAGTCCACAAAGGCCACTTTACGTGCAGGGATGACTCTAGCTTCAATATACCCTGGCATGCGACAAAACAGTGAAATTACATCGTTTGTAGTAACACCCTCTGGCAAAGATTCCACGAATAAGGTACGATTAGGAATAACTGGCGCAGAAAAACCTCCTCTCCTTTGCGCATTTGCACCTTTGGCGCTTTGAATTGCTCTTTTAGATGCCAAAGCAAGTTCCGCAGCCCTAGCCTGTGCAGCTGCAAGCGCCTTTGCGGTTTCTGGGTTAAATTGCGATACTCCATCTTGATGTGGGATTGCATGGGCCATTCCATCAAGGTTTCCCGTGATAAAATCTCTCTGCATTTCTTTAAATAAAAGCCTCTGCTTCTCTTCCCTTTCTTTTATTGCTCTAGGCTTCTTTGGTCCCTTTTCTCTCTCTTTAAATGTTCCATCTGCCTTGGAAATTAAATCGCTCTTTTCAAGTGCAAAGTTTATATGCATGGCATGGCCATGGTACATGTGTCCTTGCAATTCCTCCATAGCCTTTTTCGCACTCTCTATGTCGTTGTAAATTATCCAAGCCTGTCCCTTGCGCCAGAATGAAGACATGGCAACAATGTCAAGTATAGTGCCGTACTTTGAAAAAAGGTCCTGCAGATCCCCCTTTAAAACATCCAACTTAACGCGATCGTTCAAATTTTTTATATAGAGAGTTTGGTTCGGCGGTATACTCTCGTCTGCCTCAACTCTTTGAGTATACAAGGCCTGCTTTGCAGCCTTGGTACTGGTAGGCAACACAGTGGCCATGTTGTCtgaatataaatgtaattATGAAGGAATGACAATGGTGAATGTAGTTGGCGTTGGCTACCATCAGCTGAACCATGGAGAAATTTAGCTCGATATTATGTCATCGGCCAGAGAATTGTCAATATGTGTAACTAATCCAGCAGAGGTATCCGAAAcaaagtcttctagtgcTATTTCCACCCATTTCTCAGCGTCTTTTTTAAAGAATTTGTGTTCAGATCCTTCTAACGTTCTGATTTTCATACGAACCAAGTATGGTAGCTCATCCTTGAAATAAAGGTAAGCAAATAAACAGTGTTTGTTATTTTCAGCCTTCCATAAGGTATGCTCACCATGCACAACTAATATAGCATGATTTCCAGGTTTGGGGATCAGAGCACGAACCTGAGTATCCAAAATCGTAACGTTAAATATGTTGCATTCTGCAgtttcattttcatcccCTAATATAATGGTAAACTCTCCCTTCTTTGGTGTAAAACTCTTCAATgtctttattttttcaCTATAGCATTTCTTAGACCGTGGCCAAAGACCGTTCTTATGTTTATAGTACTTTTTGGATATACTATCCTTTGATTTTACAACAACAAGGACAATTTCCGGTTGGCCATCTTTGTTAAGATATGCTTTTGTGTATACAAATTCTTCACCGGGCTTAGCATTCCAAATCTCCGAACGGATATTAACGAGCTTTGTAATGACGCAATTTAGCGGGATTGTCCACCTTGTTTGAACGCCTTCACAGTTATAGTTGAAGGACTTACAACTTGTATAGTCGGGAAATTGAAGGTTAAGTGTAGTTAAATCTGATGTTGCgtacaaatgtgtaggGGTTGTAGGTGAAGTCTCTGAAGCCAATCGCTTGGCTGGTTCTTCCTGTGCTGTAACTAATTCTTTTGGTTGAGGTGAATACATAGTTGGTGTAGGGATTCCATCCGGTTTCCTTGGTTCAGTTCTAACCTTTGGTCTGACTACGGCTGGTTCGAACACAGGTGATGTACACTCAACTTCACTAAATACATCATAATATGATGAACTTGAGGATTTTCCAGGTTCACTATCCAATGACTCTGATCCTGAAGCTATTTTAGTTTCCAGTACATCTTTTCTCCATGTATCTATTCCATGAAGATCTTCAGAAGCTCCGCGAGACGACTCTGAGGCTTCAGAACGTTCCGTGGAAGCTTCGGGTTTTGTTGGTCTGGGAACTCTAAAAGAATGTGTCCTAAATCTGAAGGATCCTATTCTCTTTCCGATACGGCCAAGCTTCCTACCAGTATTGGTGGTGGTATCCTTTGATGGCGATGTAGTCGTGAAATCAATTTTCTGTGGGTCCTttccagaatctccatGGGCTCCTGctttatcatcagattcGTGGCAAATTGATGGCATAACTTCATCATTGGTAGTATCATCTTCTCTTGAATCTCCCCAAGATTCGTCAGCATTCTTGCCAATATATATGTGGTCCACATGTCCATGATCTTTGATACTAAGGATGACAAACGATGGTTTctcattttcaaaatagaGATCGCAAGCAATACACCTCTTGTCTCCAGTAGAATTCCATACAAGGGAAGTCCCATAAACAACTTTGGTAGATGTATAGCCAGGATTGGGAAAATAAAATCGCACCTGAGATCCTACTATGTTAGTCGCAAATATATTACATTCTCTGTTACTTTCTGACTCCACAAGGTTAAATATCATATCTTCGTCCGATGATATTGGTACCTTTAGCTTATTAATTTGCTCAGTAAGATCATCGCAGtttttccatctaccaACGGCCCTTAAATAATTTGCATGCTTTACACCACTGCGGTTACTCTTTGTAACACTTACAATATGAGgttttccatttttcatGTATATCTTGCAGtattcaaatttttcatAGGATCGGATCATCCATATGGTAAGCAACGACTGGAGAACCTTTATCACAGTAACACCCTCATGTGGAACAATAATCTGGGTATGAACTCCGTCATAATAGTATTCATTAAATGAAAACTGGCTAGGGTCAAGTTTATCAATGTCAAGAGTTATACCAGTAGgattttttggaggttcTTTTGAAGGAGCAACTCTAGAGGATTCTTCTCTCTTACTTTTTTCGTCATCTGCAGACCAAGAAATCTGCAGTATTAAAAGTATGTATAGTATGGAAAATAGTTCCATTGATTTAAGATTGTCAAAACACAAGTGTTCCTGTAAGGATTATCCACAAGCGTTCCATCAAGCACTCAAAACTCCAACCATGCATGCACAAATCTGGAAATGGTTTGGTGTGGAAGCGCGTAAATGTGGCAATAGTGTCTAAATTATAAAGGATAAAACTGTGCCACACTTGTCCTTCTGTACGTCAAATAGCCACACTGTACTTCTACACTTGCATACCATTTCTAAAATTCACACTAATTATCATAGTGTAAGGTTACTAAAAACCCATCCATAGTATCCGTGGTTTCACATTTATAGTTGCAAAATTTGAATAGTAAAAACTCCTCTATGAATCCCTCAATCAGACTAGACAGTGCATAATCCTCTAGGTATTTTCTCATCCAAACGCTTGCTACCTATCAAACTGCACTGTCACGTAATAAAACCATCCAGACATGCACTGGAAtagagaggatgaataagGTGTAGGAAACTGGTCCTGCAAGTTTCGTAGAGCTACAGTGTAGATTCCACTCCATAATGTCAGATGAACATCCCAGGATGTCGTGGAGCCTATTTCTCTGGAATACGTTCATAATCATTATACAGGTCTGGTAGACTCTACAAAGCCTTCATTTCCCATTCTCCGGAGCCTTTTCT
The sequence above is drawn from the Theileria equi strain WA chromosome 4 map unlocalized gcontig_1105471998858, whole genome shotgun sequence genome and encodes:
- a CDS encoding U1 snRNP protein, putative (encoded by transcript BEWA_016870A), with product MATVLPTSTKAAKQALYTQRVEADESIPPNQTLYIKNLNDRVKLDVLKGDLQDLFSKYGTILDIVAMSSFWRKGQAWIIYNDIESAKKAMEELQGHMYHGHAMHINFALEKSDLISKADGTFKEREKGPKKPRAIKEREEKQRLLFKEMQRDFITGNLDGMAHAIPHQDGVSQFNPETAKALAAAQARAAELALASKRAIQSAKGANAQRRGGFSAPVIPNRTLFVESLPEGVTTNDVISLFCRMPGYIEARVIPARKVAFVDFDNDMNSGYAMQTLQGQTINGTMISISYAKH
- a CDS encoding signal peptide containing protein (encoded by transcript BEWA_016880A); translation: MELFSILYILLILQISWSADDEKSKREESSRVAPSKEPPKNPTGITLDIDKLDPSQFSFNEYYYDGVHTQIIVPHEGVTVIKVLQSLLTIWMIRSYEKFEYCKIYMKNGKPHIVSVTKSNRSGVKHANYLRAVGRWKNCDDLTEQINKLKVPISSDEDMIFNLVESESNRECNIFATNIVGSQVRFYFPNPGYTSTKVVYGTSLVWNSTGDKRCIACDLYFENEKPSFVILSIKDHGHVDHIYIGKNADESWGDSREDDTTNDEVMPSICHESDDKAGAHGDSGKDPQKIDFTTTSPSKDTTTNTGRKLGRIGKRIGSFRFRTHSFRVPRPTKPEASTERSEASESSRGASEDLHGIDTWRKDVLETKIASGSESLDSEPGKSSSSSYYDVFSEVECTSPVFEPAVVRPKVRTEPRKPDGIPTPTMYSPQPKELVTAQEEPAKRLASETSPTTPTHLYATSDLTTLNLQFPDYTSCKSFNYNCEGVQTRWTIPLNCVITKLVNIRSEIWNAKPGEEFVYTKAYLNKDGQPEIVLVVVKSKDSISKKYYKHKNGLWPRSKKCYSEKIKTLKSFTPKKGEFTIILGDENETAECNIFNVTILDTQVRALIPKPGNHAILVVHGEHTLWKAENNKHCLFAYLYFKDELPYLVRMKIRTLEGSEHKFFKKDAEKWVEIALEDFVSDTSAGLVTHIDNSLADDIISS